The following proteins come from a genomic window of Oscillatoria salina IIICB1:
- the rpoB gene encoding DNA-directed RNA polymerase subunit beta — protein MNNLTYNLLPDLIEIQRSSFRWFLEEGLIEELNSFSPITDYTGKLELHFLGSDYKLKQPKYDVDEAKRRDSTYGVQMYVPTRLINKETGDIKEQEVFIGDLPLMTDRGTFIINGAERVIVNQIVRSPGVYYKSEIDKNGRRTYSASLIPNRGAWLKFETDKNSLVWVRIDKTRKLSAQVLLKAIGISDNEIIDALRHPDYYEKTLEKEGNPSEEDALLELYRKLRPGEPPTVSGGAALLESRFFDSKRYDLGRVGRYKLNKKLRLNVPDTMRVLTPTDILAAIDYLINLEFDLGATDDIDHLGNRRVRSVGELLQNQVRVGLNRLERIIRERMTVSEAENLTPASLVNPKPLVAAIKEFFGSSQLSQFMDQTNPLAELTHKRRLSALGPGGLTRERAGFAVRDIHPSHYGRICPVETPEGPNAGLIGSLATYARVNQYGFIETPYYPAQAGRVLRDDGPVFLTADEEDDLRVAPGDVATDQAGNIIGDEIPVRYRHEFSTTVPTQVDYVAVSPMQIVSVATSLIPFLEHDDANRALMGSNMQRQAVPLLRPERPLVGTGLEAQAARDSGMVVVSRHTGIVSFVDAERVIIQTNDGKQIEYELQKYQRSNQDTCLNQRPLVYQGEDVVPGQVLADGSATEGGELALGQNILVAYMPWEGYNYEDAILISERLVYDDIYTSIHVEKYEIEARQTKLGPEEITREIPNVGEDALRQLDERGIIRIGAWVEAGDILVGKVTPKGESDQPPEEKLLRAIFGEKARDVRDNSLRVPNGEKGRVVDVRVFTREQGDELPPGANMVVRVYVAQKRKIQVGDKMAGRHGNKGIISRILPIEDMPFLPDGTPMDIILNPLGVPSRMNVGQVFECLLGWAGENLGVRFKVTPFDEMYGSEASRNSVHSKLDEASKRPGRNWIFDPEQPGKISVYDGRTGEAFDRPIAVGKAYMLKLVHLVDDKIHARSTGPYSLVTQQPLGGKAQQGGQRFGEMEVWALEAYGAAYTLQELLTVKSDDMQGRNEALNAIVKGKPIPRPGTPESFKVLMRELQSLGLDIAVHKVETAEDGSSKDLEVDLMADIERRRTPSRPTYESLTAEDLQEEEEV, from the coding sequence ATGAACAATTTAACTTATAACCTTCTCCCAGACTTAATTGAAATTCAGCGCTCCAGCTTCCGTTGGTTCCTTGAAGAAGGATTGATCGAAGAACTGAATAGCTTCTCGCCCATTACTGACTATACAGGAAAATTAGAGCTACACTTCCTTGGTTCGGACTACAAACTAAAACAGCCAAAATACGACGTAGACGAAGCCAAACGTCGCGACAGCACCTACGGGGTGCAAATGTATGTACCCACCAGATTAATTAACAAAGAAACAGGAGATATTAAAGAACAAGAAGTATTTATAGGCGACTTACCATTAATGACCGATCGCGGCACATTTATCATCAACGGAGCCGAACGCGTCATCGTCAACCAAATCGTCCGTAGCCCCGGAGTATACTACAAATCAGAAATCGATAAAAACGGTCGCCGTACCTACTCAGCCAGTTTAATCCCCAACCGAGGCGCATGGCTGAAATTTGAAACAGATAAAAATAGTTTAGTTTGGGTAAGGATTGACAAAACCCGCAAACTGAGCGCCCAAGTATTGCTCAAAGCCATCGGCATCTCCGATAACGAAATCATCGACGCACTACGCCACCCAGATTACTACGAAAAAACCTTAGAAAAAGAAGGCAACCCCAGCGAAGAAGACGCCCTCCTAGAGTTATACCGCAAACTGCGTCCCGGAGAACCCCCAACAGTCTCCGGCGGAGCCGCACTCTTAGAATCGAGATTCTTTGACAGCAAACGCTACGACTTAGGACGTGTCGGTCGTTACAAACTCAACAAAAAACTCCGCCTAAACGTACCAGACACCATGCGCGTACTCACCCCCACCGACATTCTCGCAGCGATCGACTACCTAATTAACCTCGAATTCGACCTCGGTGCAACCGACGACATCGACCACCTCGGAAATCGTCGCGTCCGTTCCGTCGGCGAACTACTGCAAAACCAAGTTCGCGTCGGCTTAAACCGCCTCGAACGGATTATCCGCGAACGAATGACCGTATCCGAAGCCGAAAACCTAACCCCCGCCTCCCTAGTCAATCCCAAACCATTAGTAGCCGCAATAAAAGAATTTTTCGGCTCCTCCCAACTATCCCAATTCATGGACCAAACCAATCCCCTCGCCGAATTAACTCACAAACGGCGTTTATCCGCCCTCGGACCCGGAGGATTAACCAGAGAACGAGCAGGCTTTGCCGTCCGCGACATACACCCCTCTCACTACGGTAGAATTTGTCCCGTAGAAACCCCAGAAGGTCCCAACGCAGGCTTAATTGGTTCCTTAGCGACTTATGCGCGGGTTAATCAGTATGGTTTTATCGAAACCCCCTACTACCCAGCTCAAGCAGGACGAGTCTTACGCGACGACGGACCAGTATTTTTAACCGCCGACGAAGAAGACGATTTACGGGTAGCCCCCGGTGATGTAGCCACCGACCAAGCAGGAAACATCATCGGAGACGAAATTCCCGTCCGCTATCGACACGAATTTTCCACCACCGTCCCAACTCAGGTAGATTATGTGGCTGTTTCGCCGATGCAAATCGTCTCCGTCGCCACCTCCTTAATACCCTTCCTAGAACACGACGACGCCAACCGCGCCCTCATGGGTTCCAATATGCAGCGTCAGGCAGTACCCTTATTAAGACCAGAGCGCCCCCTAGTCGGAACCGGCTTAGAAGCTCAAGCAGCAAGAGACTCCGGCATGGTCGTCGTTTCTCGCCACACTGGAATAGTCAGCTTCGTTGATGCCGAACGAGTAATCATTCAAACCAACGACGGTAAACAAATCGAGTACGAACTACAGAAATACCAGCGCTCCAACCAAGACACCTGTTTAAATCAGCGCCCCCTCGTCTACCAAGGAGAAGACGTCGTCCCCGGACAAGTTTTAGCTGATGGTTCGGCTACCGAAGGCGGCGAACTAGCCCTAGGACAAAACATCCTAGTCGCCTATATGCCTTGGGAAGGCTACAACTACGAAGACGCGATTTTGATTAGCGAGCGCCTAGTCTACGACGACATTTATACCTCAATCCACGTCGAAAAATACGAAATCGAAGCACGGCAAACCAAACTCGGTCCAGAAGAAATTACCAGAGAAATTCCCAACGTTGGTGAAGACGCTTTGCGTCAGTTAGACGAACGCGGCATTATCCGGATTGGTGCTTGGGTAGAAGCCGGGGATATTTTGGTGGGTAAAGTTACACCTAAAGGTGAATCTGACCAACCCCCAGAAGAAAAACTGCTGCGAGCTATTTTCGGTGAAAAAGCACGAGATGTGCGCGATAACAGTTTGCGCGTCCCCAACGGTGAAAAAGGTCGCGTCGTCGATGTTCGCGTCTTCACCAGAGAACAAGGAGACGAACTACCTCCAGGTGCGAACATGGTCGTCCGAGTTTACGTCGCCCAAAAACGCAAAATTCAAGTCGGCGACAAAATGGCGGGACGACATGGAAATAAGGGGATTATTTCCCGGATTTTACCGATTGAGGATATGCCTTTTCTCCCAGATGGGACACCGATGGACATCATCTTAAATCCCTTGGGCGTACCGAGCCGGATGAACGTGGGACAAGTTTTTGAGTGTCTTCTCGGATGGGCAGGAGAAAATCTGGGGGTTCGCTTTAAAGTGACTCCTTTTGACGAAATGTATGGTTCAGAAGCCTCCCGGAACTCAGTACATAGCAAACTAGACGAAGCCAGCAAACGTCCCGGACGGAATTGGATTTTCGACCCAGAACAGCCAGGGAAAATTTCCGTGTATGACGGCAGAACCGGCGAAGCCTTCGATCGCCCCATCGCAGTCGGTAAAGCCTATATGTTGAAACTAGTTCACCTAGTAGACGACAAAATTCACGCCCGTTCCACAGGTCCCTACTCCCTAGTCACCCAACAACCCCTAGGTGGCAAAGCCCAACAAGGCGGACAGCGCTTCGGCGAAATGGAAGTTTGGGCCCTCGAAGCCTATGGCGCAGCATACACATTACAAGAACTATTAACAGTCAAATCCGACGACATGCAAGGGCGAAACGAAGCCCTCAATGCGATCGTCAAAGGCAAACCCATTCCCCGTCCCGGTACCCCAGAATCCTTTAAAGTCCTGATGCGAGAACTGCAATCGTTGGGTCTAGACATCGCAGTACATAAAGTCGAAACCGCAGAAGACGGAAGCAGCAAAGACCTAGAAGTAGACCTAATGGCAGACATAGAACGAAGACGCACCCCCTCCAGACCAACCTATGAATCCTTAACAGCAGAAGACCTACAAGAAGAAGAAGAAGTCTAA